A window of Haliscomenobacter hydrossis DSM 1100 contains these coding sequences:
- a CDS encoding four helix bundle protein translates to MFDFEKLEVYQEMRGVNLKVLKHLFTHKALDPYIQDQFKRASLSALLNLAEGTGRMTSPDKKKFYITARSSVFECVAILQIMHDTNVIEKSLYDELYSGFEKISRMLLGMIRSME, encoded by the coding sequence GTGTTTGATTTTGAAAAATTGGAAGTGTATCAGGAAATGCGGGGGGTAAACTTGAAAGTTTTGAAACACCTGTTTACCCACAAAGCTCTTGATCCCTACATCCAGGACCAATTCAAACGCGCCAGCTTGAGTGCTCTGTTGAACCTGGCCGAAGGAACCGGCCGCATGACTAGCCCCGACAAGAAAAAATTTTACATCACGGCGCGTTCTTCCGTTTTTGAATGCGTCGCGATCCTCCAGATCATGCATGATACCAATGTCATAGAGAAAAGCCTTTATGATGAGTTATATAGCGGCTTTGAAAAAATTTCTCGGATGCTGTTGGGCATGATTCGCTCGATGGAGTAA
- a CDS encoding helix-turn-helix transcriptional regulator, whose translation MVEEKKLKKNLADNLIRLRNERGLTQEALVSDLKKQDVDISRTALASYENRRSFPKLDVLFELSRYFNKSIDDLLIDIEERGNVFDHNVVSKLDLNDLLKDFSEILTYFKLYRSMYFNLVEIVLDAAESKEARENLLHTIMGAYAHEKLKLPVLHEVYSEKLDHLEISIFKGVHHKIPLNELAEQLNMSPEEVTAVFIHAKDKIIDLLLN comes from the coding sequence ATGGTAGAAGAAAAAAAATTGAAAAAAAACCTGGCGGACAACTTGATCCGGCTCAGGAATGAACGAGGATTGACCCAGGAAGCACTTGTCAGTGACTTGAAAAAACAAGATGTGGATATTTCAAGGACAGCCCTGGCTTCTTATGAAAATCGACGTTCTTTTCCCAAGCTAGATGTGTTGTTTGAACTTTCCCGATACTTTAATAAAAGCATAGATGATTTATTGATAGATATCGAGGAAAGAGGGAATGTTTTTGACCATAATGTTGTTTCCAAGCTGGATTTGAATGACTTGCTGAAGGACTTTTCAGAAATACTCACCTATTTCAAATTGTACCGCAGTATGTATTTCAATTTAGTGGAGATCGTGCTGGACGCAGCAGAATCGAAGGAAGCCAGGGAAAATTTGTTGCACACCATTATGGGCGCATATGCCCATGAAAAATTAAAACTCCCGGTGCTCCATGAAGTGTACAGCGAAAAACTGGACCACCTGGAAATATCCATTTTTAAGGGAGTCCATCATAAAATCCCCCTTAATGAACTTGCCGAACAGTTAAACATGAGCCCTGAAGAAGTAACGGCAGTTTTTATTCACGCTAAAGACAAAATCATTGATCTTTTATTGAACTAA
- a CDS encoding prohibitin family protein — MVLISFGIIAMIVLNVMSNASPSFSKLGRIGYLVGFVLIVLGVISSCFVQITAGSVGVQSLFGKIQGKVLTEGLNVVNPIMSVIKFDVKTQNYTMSAVHDEGDQSGDDAIRVLSADGLEVVLDLTVLYRVTSDKAPTILRTIGEDYTQVVVRPIVRTKIRDLAANYDAVALYSSKREEFQQRLFTAVDKEFSKRGFSLEQVLIRNLNLPQSVKAAIESKINAEQESQKMRFVLDKERQEADRKRVEAQGISDYQRILTSTLTDKLLQYEKIKAQKELAGSPNAKIIIMDGKNTPMIMTGN, encoded by the coding sequence ATGGTACTCATTAGTTTCGGCATCATTGCCATGATTGTACTCAATGTGATGTCCAACGCCAGTCCGAGTTTTAGCAAACTGGGACGTATTGGTTATTTGGTTGGCTTTGTATTGATTGTATTGGGGGTTATTTCCTCATGCTTTGTACAAATTACTGCGGGTTCGGTCGGGGTACAAAGCCTCTTTGGCAAAATTCAGGGTAAGGTATTGACCGAAGGTCTGAATGTGGTCAACCCCATCATGTCAGTCATTAAATTTGACGTCAAAACCCAAAACTACACCATGTCTGCCGTGCATGATGAGGGCGACCAAAGTGGCGACGATGCCATCCGGGTACTTTCTGCCGATGGATTGGAAGTGGTGCTCGACCTTACCGTACTCTATCGCGTTACCTCGGATAAAGCGCCTACCATTTTGAGAACGATTGGAGAAGATTATACCCAAGTGGTGGTTCGCCCGATCGTGCGCACCAAAATCCGCGACCTGGCTGCCAACTACGATGCGGTGGCTTTGTATTCCAGCAAAAGAGAGGAGTTCCAGCAACGTTTGTTTACGGCTGTAGACAAGGAGTTCAGCAAACGTGGATTTTCATTGGAACAAGTGCTGATCCGCAACCTCAATTTGCCACAGTCGGTCAAAGCCGCCATTGAGTCCAAAATCAACGCCGAGCAGGAATCACAAAAAATGCGTTTTGTGTTGGACAAAGAACGCCAGGAAGCCGACCGCAAACGGGTGGAAGCCCAGGGTATTTCAGATTATCAACGCATCCTGACCTCAACCTTAACCGACAAATTGTTGCAGTACGAAAAAATCAAGGCTCAAAAAGAATTGGCAGGTTCCCCCAATGCCAAAATCATCATCATGGATGGAAAAAATACCCCCATGATCATGACGGGCAACTAA